A stretch of the Bradyrhizobium arachidis genome encodes the following:
- the ltrA gene encoding group II intron reverse transcriptase/maturase translates to MIAKSTAIKGRGGRSGGCAEKAVDLTSGGLRSVSATGLRAPRGGLTAAQKSAEGKVGGSAPPKARTVEVVSRAVDLVQAMRQKNQVELNSDTGAQGEAQSAAVRETEASTATASLERPAVAGPSMEAVIERENLKKALAQVKRNKGSAGADGMTVGELPAYLKEHWPTIRAQLLEGTYKPRPVRRVEIPKALGGMRLLGIPTVLDRFVQQVVMQVLQADWDGTLSETSFGFRPGRSAHQAVERAQAYISSGHATVVDIDLEKFFDRVNHDILMGLVAKRVADKRLLKLIRGFLNAGAMEGGLVRPTEEGMPQGGPLSPLLSNLMLDVLDKELEKRGHRSVRYADDCNIYVRSRRAGERVQVSIERFLEKRLKLKVNKAKSAVAKPSVRKFLGFSFSISSATEPRRRIAPQALARFKAKVRALTRRTRGRSLAQIVKELSVYLIGWRGYFGFCQTPSVLRDLDQWLRRRSRAIVWKQWKRGSTRYAQLRRRGVGRHRAARTAGSPHGPWRLANSPALTIAMPNNFFASLGSASVMAQRRA, encoded by the coding sequence ATGATCGCGAAGTCCACAGCCATCAAGGGTCGGGGTGGTAGATCCGGCGGGTGTGCAGAGAAGGCGGTCGATCTTACCTCGGGAGGTCTGCGCTCTGTCTCGGCAACGGGACTGAGGGCACCGCGAGGCGGCCTGACCGCAGCGCAGAAGTCAGCAGAGGGCAAAGTAGGCGGCAGCGCGCCGCCGAAGGCCCGAACGGTGGAAGTGGTTAGTAGAGCAGTCGATCTCGTGCAAGCCATGCGGCAGAAGAATCAGGTTGAGCTGAACTCGGACACCGGAGCGCAGGGTGAAGCCCAAAGCGCCGCCGTCCGAGAGACTGAAGCAAGCACGGCGACGGCTAGTCTCGAACGCCCGGCGGTCGCAGGACCATCGATGGAAGCAGTAATCGAGCGTGAGAATCTGAAGAAAGCGTTGGCGCAAGTGAAGCGCAACAAGGGTTCGGCGGGCGCCGACGGGATGACCGTCGGCGAGCTGCCGGCCTACCTGAAAGAGCACTGGCCTACGATCCGGGCCCAGTTACTTGAGGGCACCTACAAACCGCGGCCGGTGCGGCGAGTGGAGATACCGAAGGCGTTGGGCGGCATGCGGCTGCTCGGCATTCCGACGGTGCTCGACCGCTTCGTCCAGCAGGTGGTGATGCAGGTGCTGCAGGCGGACTGGGACGGGACGCTCTCCGAAACGAGCTTCGGCTTCCGGCCGGGGCGTTCGGCACATCAGGCGGTGGAACGGGCACAGGCGTATATCTCGTCTGGGCACGCCACTGTCGTGGATATCGACTTGGAAAAGTTCTTCGACCGGGTCAACCATGACATCCTGATGGGGCTGGTTGCCAAGCGGGTCGCTGACAAGCGTCTCCTGAAACTCATCCGTGGGTTCTTGAACGCGGGTGCAATGGAAGGAGGGCTGGTCAGGCCGACGGAAGAGGGCATGCCGCAAGGAGGTCCGCTCTCGCCGCTGTTGTCGAATCTGATGCTGGATGTGCTGGACAAGGAACTGGAGAAGCGCGGCCACCGCTCTGTCCGCTATGCCGATGACTGCAACATCTATGTGCGCAGTCGGCGGGCAGGCGAACGAGTGCAGGTCAGCATCGAACGATTCCTAGAAAAGCGCCTCAAGCTGAAGGTCAACAAAGCAAAGAGCGCGGTCGCCAAACCGAGCGTCCGCAAGTTCCTGGGCTTCAGCTTTAGTATTAGTAGCGCAACGGAGCCGCGGCGTCGCATTGCGCCGCAGGCGCTCGCCCGCTTCAAGGCGAAAGTTCGGGCGCTGACGCGGCGCACGCGTGGCCGAAGCCTTGCGCAGATTGTCAAGGAGTTGTCCGTCTATCTGATCGGATGGCGCGGCTACTTTGGCTTCTGCCAAACCCCATCGGTATTGCGCGACCTTGACCAATGGCTCAGGCGGCGGTCGCGCGCCATCGTCTGGAAGCAATGGAAGCGCGGAAGCACTCGTTATGCGCAGCTGCGACGCCGTGGCGTCGGCCGGCACCGGGCGGCGAGAACCGCCGGAAGCCCACATGGCCCTTGGCGGCTCGCGAACAGCCCCGCGCTCACCATCGCCATGCCAAACAACTTCTTCGCCTCACTCGGATCGGCCTCCGTCATGGCACAGCGACGTGCATAA
- a CDS encoding short-chain fatty acyl-CoA regulator family protein, which translates to MKLRKIFAGDRLRRLREQRGTTQAALADALEISAAYLSQIEADQRPITRRLLMRLGELYRIDVNYFADDDDLRLASELRESASDPLFGTAVSGEEATAALRVAPDIAQRFLHLYRAYLAVEEEHRSLQTVIVRDDSGAASRFPYDEVRDWVQSKRNHFDVLDRAAERLAAVRSFSPENRGEDFVRYLRDAYRIKIEHAPEALDSGMIWRLDRNSRTLFLSEDAPTESRMFWIAHVIGLLEEGETIERQVRQARLSNDEAAALARVALANYYAGAIVMPYEPFLHAARDARYDVERLQRRFGASFEQVCHRLSTLQRRTSPGIPFYFLKIDIAGNVLKRSSATRFQFARFGGPCPLWNVHQSFSQPGRILVQLAATPDLTTYLCIARTVGLSAGSYLNRPRAVAVGLGCEIAYASQTVYSKGIDLEDVEAADPIGPGCRACERTDCRHRALPPIGRALDVGTAERGVVPYRIETKTD; encoded by the coding sequence ATGAAGTTGCGGAAGATCTTCGCGGGCGACCGACTGCGGCGGCTTCGGGAACAGCGTGGCACAACGCAAGCGGCGTTAGCCGACGCACTCGAAATCTCGGCAGCTTATCTTAGCCAGATCGAGGCGGATCAGAGACCGATTACGCGCAGGCTTCTGATGCGATTGGGGGAGTTATACCGCATAGACGTGAACTATTTCGCTGACGACGATGATTTGCGGCTCGCAAGTGAACTTCGAGAAAGCGCGAGCGACCCCTTGTTCGGTACTGCCGTTTCAGGAGAGGAGGCCACCGCCGCCCTCCGGGTCGCGCCTGATATCGCGCAGCGCTTCCTGCACCTCTACCGGGCCTATCTGGCGGTAGAGGAGGAACACCGCTCGCTGCAGACGGTCATCGTGCGAGATGACTCGGGAGCTGCGAGCCGCTTTCCATACGACGAGGTCCGAGACTGGGTGCAATCGAAGCGCAATCATTTCGATGTGCTCGACCGCGCGGCCGAACGACTTGCAGCCGTCAGAAGCTTTAGTCCCGAGAACCGCGGCGAAGACTTTGTCAGGTACCTACGCGATGCGTACCGGATCAAAATAGAGCATGCACCGGAAGCGCTCGATAGCGGAATGATCTGGCGACTCGATCGCAATTCCCGGACGCTATTCCTTTCCGAGGATGCGCCGACGGAGAGCCGCATGTTCTGGATCGCGCATGTAATCGGTCTCCTTGAGGAGGGGGAAACCATCGAGCGGCAGGTCAGGCAGGCTCGCCTTAGCAACGACGAAGCTGCCGCGCTGGCACGCGTCGCTCTCGCCAACTACTATGCTGGCGCAATTGTTATGCCCTACGAGCCTTTCCTTCACGCCGCGCGGGACGCGCGATACGATGTCGAACGCCTCCAGCGACGCTTTGGAGCGAGCTTCGAGCAAGTCTGCCATCGCTTGAGCACGTTACAACGTCGAACCTCGCCGGGTATTCCGTTCTATTTTCTGAAGATCGACATTGCCGGAAACGTACTGAAGCGCAGCAGCGCCACGCGCTTCCAATTCGCCCGTTTTGGAGGTCCCTGCCCGCTTTGGAACGTCCACCAATCGTTCTCTCAACCAGGCCGTATTCTGGTTCAGCTCGCAGCTACGCCTGATCTCACGACCTACCTGTGTATCGCGCGCACCGTTGGCCTTTCTGCCGGCTCGTACCTGAATCGACCTCGCGCGGTCGCAGTCGGACTAGGCTGCGAGATCGCTTACGCCAGTCAGACGGTATATTCAAAGGGTATCGATCTGGAAGACGTAGAGGCTGCGGATCCTATCGGCCCCGGCTGCCGCGCTTGCGAACGGACAGACTGTCGACACCGCGCGCTACCTCCTATCGGACGAGCTCTTGATGTTGGCACTGCAGAAAGGGGCGTCGTACCGTATCGAATTGAGACTAAGACGGACTGA